One genomic region from Terasakiella sp. SH-1 encodes:
- a CDS encoding FkbM family methyltransferase, whose protein sequence is MKQAVSEFKAKHIKHRFLYKLYRLMKFRPFQAYASWGEDLIVARIYRIGRFKKKNYRGTFVDVGCNHPVIGNTTYPLYKMGWTGLNIDLTADNIMLCNRLRKKDKSIQRAITQESGEIESYIFDPGSGLNTLDKKAADEGSKLIGKPYSIEKIKADPLNTVIEEQLGTKKIDVLNVDVEGHEMSVLGSFDFATYAPDIIICEIHAQTVEAVTETKIYQHIKKNNYHCFSYCGSTALFARNGWDYTL, encoded by the coding sequence ATGAAACAAGCCGTCTCTGAGTTTAAGGCCAAACATATCAAACATCGCTTTTTATATAAGCTCTACCGCCTCATGAAATTTCGCCCTTTTCAAGCTTATGCCAGTTGGGGCGAAGACCTGATTGTCGCACGCATTTATCGCATTGGGCGTTTTAAGAAAAAGAATTATCGCGGCACTTTTGTTGATGTGGGCTGTAATCACCCGGTCATCGGCAACACCACCTATCCGCTTTACAAAATGGGTTGGACCGGGCTGAACATTGACCTGACAGCTGATAATATCATGTTGTGTAATCGCCTTCGCAAAAAAGACAAGAGCATTCAACGCGCGATCACCCAAGAAAGCGGAGAGATTGAATCTTATATTTTTGATCCCGGCAGTGGCCTGAACACACTGGATAAAAAGGCGGCGGACGAAGGAAGCAAGCTTATTGGAAAGCCCTATTCCATCGAAAAGATCAAAGCGGACCCTTTAAATACAGTCATTGAAGAACAACTGGGGACAAAAAAAATCGACGTCCTGAATGTGGATGTCGAAGGGCACGAGATGTCTGTTCTGGGCAGTTTTGATTTCGCCACCTATGCCCCTGACATCATTATCTGTGAAATTCATGCACAAACTGTAGAAGCTGTCACAGAAACGAAAATCTACCAGCACATCAAGAAAAATAACTACCACTGTTTTTCATATTGTGGGTCCACGGCCCTGTTTGCCCGCAACGGCTGGGACTACACGTTATAA
- a CDS encoding glycosyltransferase family 9 protein codes for MRILFITSTRIGDAVLSTGLLQHLIDAHPQARFTIACGPVAAPLFEATPQVERVIVMTKKKRSMHWVDLWKECGLTWWHRVIDLRNGPITYLFPTLRGTHLLRDDKSKHRVQLFSDLLKLSEPRGPVLWTTEEHEQVADDLIGTPEGKLLAIGPTANWRGKTWRAENFLELVQRLTSEGAPFQGAKVALFGHISEREQAQALIDGLPENQKTDLIGEYSLPVVYACLKRCDFYIGNDSGLMHMAVAAQIPTLGLFGPTQEKLYGPWGKNCAVVRTATPFLDLFDENFDHKKTDSLMDSLSVDMAYDSALNLWEEQQ; via the coding sequence GTGAGAATCCTCTTCATTACCTCCACACGTATCGGCGATGCAGTACTTTCAACGGGTTTGTTGCAGCATTTGATTGACGCCCACCCTCAGGCGCGTTTTACCATTGCTTGCGGCCCAGTCGCGGCCCCTTTATTTGAGGCAACCCCGCAGGTTGAACGTGTCATTGTGATGACGAAAAAGAAACGATCCATGCATTGGGTGGACCTGTGGAAAGAATGCGGCCTGACCTGGTGGCACAGGGTGATTGATCTGCGCAACGGCCCGATTACCTATTTATTCCCGACCTTGCGCGGGACGCATTTATTGCGTGATGATAAAAGCAAGCATCGCGTTCAACTGTTTTCTGATTTACTGAAATTGTCAGAACCACGCGGTCCGGTGTTATGGACGACTGAGGAACATGAGCAAGTCGCAGATGATCTAATTGGGACGCCTGAGGGGAAACTTCTTGCCATTGGCCCAACGGCTAATTGGCGGGGTAAAACGTGGCGGGCAGAAAACTTTTTGGAACTGGTACAGCGCTTAACATCTGAGGGGGCACCATTTCAGGGGGCCAAGGTGGCGCTGTTTGGTCATATTTCAGAACGTGAACAGGCCCAGGCCCTGATTGACGGTTTACCAGAAAACCAAAAAACCGACTTGATCGGGGAATATAGCCTGCCTGTTGTTTATGCCTGTTTGAAACGTTGTGATTTTTATATTGGTAATGACAGCGGCTTGATGCATATGGCTGTGGCAGCACAAATACCCACACTTGGCCTATTTGGTCCCACGCAGGAAAAACTCTATGGCCCGTGGGGGAAAAATTGCGCGGTGGTGCGTACCGCCACTCCATTCCTTGACCTGTTTGACGAAAACTTCGATCATAAGAAAACCGATAGCCTGATGGACAGTCTGTCTGTGGATATGGCTTATGACAGTGCCTTGAATTTATGGGAAGAGCAGCAATGA
- a CDS encoding NAD-glutamate dehydrogenase: MNKTLSKSEQQKADLIEKVATLINDRLNPEDAFDAAKFTRQFFAKVPPHDLIGRDEEEIYGSVLAFWRFASHRQADERLVRVYNPNLEEHGWQTDHTVIEICVADRPFLVDSITSALAEHDMTIYLTIHPVMELCRTLDGKMLATCTADEMKACEKSCSKESFMLFLVNRHSDQKQLQTIHDSLRHCLTEGDAAVRDWRDMRQLAQDTVNELKKKQPKPKSEEACETCDFLQWVHDDHFTFLGSCDFEISGKTVIPSMDSALGILSNPQSDILDEISQLATSPASEKGKFTEGPYSIMLVKTSHKSIIHRPVYMDVICVKRYGAKGKVIGQRVFVGLFTSIAYSRAPHDIPLMRMKFNHVMEKANFEPSSHNRKALAHIIDTFPRDELFQISEESLYEICMGILHLQERQRVALFVRHDDFQRFASCQIFIPRDSMTTELRHVMQDILERAFNGEVMAFYTQIGDAPLARLHVLVSTPDKRKRSVDIFEVEMQLIEAARNWIDQLRNQLVTSHGEEKGLEQFRRYANAFPAGYIESHNAAVAVSDIAKLDDVLDTGELQLSLYRPIEASENVVRFKLYHPQKAVPLSHVLPMLENMGLQVLDEHPYPVKPNHDDINIIMIHDFGLETASGEGVDLSAIRKSFQESFRHVWNGTVENDGFNRLVIQAGIEPWPVMLLRALCKYLRQANIPFSQTYMQRALAYNPQVTRLLVNLFYEKFDPTAANDAKKIGKIREEILDILDTVQNADEDRILRRFLNIIDCTLRTNYFQKDRTTGETKPYVSFKFNSTEIEDLPLPRPWREIFVYSPRIEGVHLRGGPVARGGLRWSDRREDFRTEILGLVKAQQVKNAVIVPVGSKGGFVVKQPPSEGGRDAFLNEGIQCYITFIRGLLDLTDNYISGKVIPPQQVVRHDEDDPYLVVAADKGTATFSDIANRVSEEYGHWLGDAFASGGSVGYDHKKMGITAKGAWESVKRHFREIGKDIQNDDFTAVGVGDMGGDVFGNGMLLSKHTRLVAAFNHLHIFIDPNPDAASSWEERKRLFDEVKGWGHYDTSLISKGGGIFERSAKQIAITPEIRKALSLPNGTKSLSPNKLIKAILKSEVELLWFGGIGTYIKETHETDADTGDRGNDAVRINATELRCQIIGEGANLGCTQKGRIEFALHHGRNNTDAIDNSAGVDCSDHEVNIKILLNQVVADGDMTMKQRNKLLEEMTPEVSDLVLRDNYLQSQAITLIHERATDILDQQARLMKYLERQGRLDRDVEVLPNDEVLAERQAAKRGLTRPEISVLMPYAKIWLYDQLLASSLPDDPRLEEDLIRYFPTALQSKFKGQIKNHMLRREIIATHITNSLINRVGGVFVTQTMENTNATPDDIAKAYLVTRDSFGLRETWAEIEALDNKIPAQEQARMLLQVNRLIDRGTKWFLRNCEQPLDIGKTVEAFSDGLQQLGDRLEEVLPENVLKGHLEQAQTFIDNGVPEQLAKSVAGKVVLVSGCDIVGIAHSRKMDVVDVSKIYFAVGARFDLGWMRATGEQLGLKNHWQKLAVGALIEDLYTYQSTLTYAAIDECKSGCDPIVGLDQWIEKNQTVVDQTDQMLAEMKTTPGVDFAMLTVAAKQLRDMISG; the protein is encoded by the coding sequence ATGAACAAGACGCTTTCAAAGTCAGAACAACAAAAAGCGGACCTGATTGAAAAGGTCGCCACGTTGATTAATGATCGGCTCAATCCAGAAGATGCCTTTGACGCTGCCAAATTTACCAGACAGTTCTTTGCCAAAGTCCCCCCTCATGACCTGATCGGGCGTGATGAAGAAGAAATTTACGGTTCCGTTCTCGCATTTTGGCGTTTTGCCAGCCACCGTCAAGCTGATGAACGACTGGTGCGGGTCTATAACCCCAATCTGGAAGAACATGGCTGGCAAACAGACCATACCGTCATTGAAATCTGTGTTGCAGACCGTCCCTTCCTTGTGGATTCCATCACATCGGCTCTGGCAGAACATGACATGACCATCTACCTGACCATTCATCCGGTCATGGAATTATGTCGCACTCTGGACGGTAAAATGCTGGCAACCTGCACAGCCGATGAAATGAAGGCTTGTGAGAAAAGCTGCTCAAAAGAATCCTTTATGCTGTTTCTGGTCAATCGCCATTCAGATCAAAAGCAGCTTCAGACCATCCACGATTCCTTGCGCCACTGCCTGACAGAAGGTGATGCTGCCGTGCGGGACTGGCGCGACATGCGCCAACTGGCCCAGGACACAGTTAATGAACTGAAAAAGAAACAACCCAAACCCAAATCAGAAGAAGCCTGCGAAACCTGTGACTTCCTGCAATGGGTCCATGATGATCATTTCACCTTTCTGGGCAGTTGTGATTTCGAGATTTCAGGCAAAACGGTTATCCCGTCCATGGATAGCGCTTTGGGCATCTTGTCCAACCCACAATCAGACATTCTGGATGAAATCAGTCAGCTCGCCACCAGCCCCGCCTCTGAAAAAGGGAAATTCACCGAAGGCCCTTATTCCATCATGCTGGTGAAAACGTCGCATAAATCCATCATTCACCGCCCGGTCTATATGGATGTGATTTGCGTGAAACGCTATGGCGCCAAGGGTAAAGTCATTGGTCAACGGGTGTTTGTCGGCCTGTTTACGTCCATTGCCTATAGCCGGGCACCTCATGATATTCCACTCATGCGCATGAAATTCAATCATGTGATGGAAAAAGCAAATTTTGAACCCTCCAGCCATAACCGCAAGGCGCTTGCCCATATCATCGACACCTTCCCACGCGATGAACTTTTCCAGATTTCAGAAGAATCGCTTTATGAAATCTGCATGGGGATTCTTCATTTACAAGAACGCCAGCGCGTCGCCCTGTTTGTGCGTCATGATGACTTCCAGCGCTTTGCCTCCTGCCAAATTTTCATTCCCCGCGACAGCATGACAACAGAACTGCGCCATGTCATGCAGGATATTCTGGAACGGGCCTTTAATGGCGAAGTCATGGCATTTTATACCCAGATCGGTGATGCCCCACTGGCCCGGCTGCATGTGCTGGTGTCTACACCGGATAAACGCAAAAGATCGGTTGATATTTTCGAAGTCGAAATGCAATTGATTGAAGCGGCCCGCAACTGGATTGACCAGCTGCGCAACCAGCTTGTCACCAGCCACGGTGAAGAAAAAGGTCTGGAGCAGTTCCGCCGTTATGCCAATGCCTTTCCCGCAGGCTATATTGAAAGCCATAATGCCGCCGTTGCCGTCTCAGACATTGCCAAGCTTGATGACGTACTGGACACAGGAGAGCTGCAACTCAGCCTCTATCGTCCGATTGAAGCCTCAGAAAATGTGGTGCGCTTTAAGCTCTATCACCCTCAAAAAGCCGTGCCCCTTTCCCATGTTCTGCCTATGTTGGAAAATATGGGACTACAGGTTTTAGACGAACACCCCTATCCGGTTAAGCCCAATCACGATGACATCAATATCATTATGATCCATGATTTTGGGTTGGAAACTGCCAGTGGTGAAGGCGTTGACCTGTCTGCTATTCGCAAAAGTTTTCAGGAATCTTTCCGCCATGTCTGGAATGGGACAGTGGAAAATGATGGCTTTAACCGTCTCGTCATTCAGGCCGGGATTGAGCCTTGGCCGGTGATGTTGCTGCGCGCCCTCTGTAAGTATCTACGCCAAGCCAATATTCCGTTTTCTCAAACCTATATGCAACGCGCTTTGGCCTATAACCCCCAAGTCACTCGCTTGCTGGTCAATCTTTTCTATGAAAAATTTGATCCCACAGCTGCCAATGATGCGAAAAAAATTGGAAAAATCCGGGAAGAAATTCTCGATATTCTCGATACCGTCCAAAATGCCGATGAAGACCGGATTTTGCGCCGTTTCCTCAATATTATTGATTGCACGCTTCGTACCAACTATTTCCAGAAAGACCGCACCACAGGCGAAACAAAACCCTATGTCTCTTTCAAATTCAATTCCACTGAAATTGAAGACCTGCCCCTGCCCCGTCCCTGGCGTGAGATTTTTGTCTATAGCCCGCGGATTGAAGGGGTCCATTTGCGCGGTGGCCCGGTTGCACGTGGGGGCTTGCGATGGTCAGATCGCCGTGAAGATTTCCGCACTGAAATTCTTGGTCTGGTGAAAGCCCAGCAAGTCAAAAATGCCGTCATTGTCCCGGTTGGTTCCAAAGGTGGCTTTGTCGTCAAACAGCCCCCAAGCGAAGGCGGGCGTGATGCTTTCTTAAATGAAGGTATTCAATGTTACATCACCTTTATTCGCGGCCTGCTGGATTTAACCGATAATTACATCAGTGGCAAAGTCATCCCGCCGCAACAGGTTGTGCGTCATGATGAAGATGACCCCTATCTGGTGGTTGCAGCTGATAAGGGGACAGCCACTTTTTCAGACATTGCCAATCGTGTTTCCGAAGAATACGGCCATTGGCTGGGGGATGCCTTTGCCTCTGGCGGGTCGGTGGGCTATGACCATAAGAAAATGGGCATTACAGCCAAAGGCGCATGGGAATCGGTGAAACGCCATTTCCGCGAAATCGGCAAAGATATCCAAAATGACGATTTTACCGCCGTCGGGGTTGGCGATATGGGCGGGGATGTGTTCGGTAACGGCATGTTGCTTTCCAAACATACCCGTCTGGTTGCCGCCTTTAACCACCTTCATATTTTCATTGACCCAAACCCGGATGCCGCATCCTCGTGGGAAGAACGCAAACGCCTGTTTGATGAGGTAAAAGGATGGGGTCATTATGATACGTCCCTAATTTCCAAAGGGGGAGGCATTTTTGAACGTTCTGCCAAACAGATTGCCATCACGCCTGAAATTCGAAAAGCCCTGAGCCTGCCCAATGGTACAAAGTCCCTATCCCCCAATAAATTGATCAAGGCAATCTTGAAGTCAGAGGTTGAACTCTTGTGGTTTGGCGGGATCGGGACCTATATCAAGGAAACCCATGAAACCGATGCCGATACAGGGGATCGGGGGAATGACGCGGTACGCATCAATGCAACCGAGCTGCGCTGCCAAATCATTGGCGAAGGGGCAAACCTTGGCTGTACCCAAAAGGGCCGGATTGAGTTTGCCCTGCATCATGGGCGCAACAATACCGATGCGATTGATAATTCTGCTGGCGTGGATTGTTCCGACCATGAAGTCAATATCAAAATCTTGCTCAATCAGGTTGTGGCTGATGGCGATATGACCATGAAACAGCGCAATAAATTACTGGAAGAAATGACACCGGAAGTCTCTGATCTGGTTTTGCGTGACAATTATCTGCAAAGTCAGGCCATCACCTTGATCCATGAACGGGCCACAGACATTTTAGACCAACAGGCCCGCTTGATGAAATATCTGGAACGTCAGGGCCGTTTGGATCGGGATGTGGAAGTTCTGCCCAATGATGAGGTTCTGGCCGAACGTCAAGCTGCCAAACGGGGGCTGACCCGTCCGGAAATTTCTGTCCTGATGCCTTATGCCAAAATCTGGCTTTATGACCAGCTGCTGGCATCCAGCTTGCCCGATGACCCGCGCCTGGAAGAGGACCTGATCCGTTATTTCCCAACGGCCTTGCAAAGCAAATTCAAAGGGCAGATTAAAAACCATATGCTGCGTCGTGAAATTATTGCGACTCATATTACCAACTCTTTGATTAACCGGGTTGGTGGTGTTTTTGTCACCCAGACGATGGAAAACACCAATGCCACCCCCGATGACATTGCCAAAGCCTATCTGGTGACACGCGATTCGTTTGGCTTGCGTGAAACCTGGGCTGAGATCGAAGCTCTGGATAATAAGATCCCGGCACAGGAACAGGCCCGTATGTTGTTACAAGTCAACCGCCTGATTGATCGTGGCACCAAATGGTTCCTGCGCAATTGCGAACAACCCCTTGATATTGGCAAAACGGTCGAAGCCTTTTCTGACGGGTTGCAGCAATTAGGCGATCGCCTTGAAGAGGTTCTGCCGGAAAATGTGCTGAAAGGTCATTTGGAACAAGCCCAGACCTTTATCGACAATGGCGTGCCTGAACAACTGGCGAAAAGTGTTGCGGGCAAAGTCGTGCTGGTCTCTGGCTGTGATATCGTTGGCATTGCCCATTCACGCAAAATGGATGTGGTCGATGTCTCTAAAATCTATTTTGCCGTTGGGGCGCGTTTTGATCTGGGCTGGATGCGGGCAACAGGTGAACAGCTCGGGCTGAAAAACCACTGGCAAAAACTGGCTGTTGGGGCCTTAATCGAAGACCTTTACACCTATCAGTCCACCCTGACCTACGCTGCCATTGATGAATGTAAATCAGGCTGTGACCCCATCGTTGGTCTGGACCAATGGATTGAAAAAAACCAGACTGTGGTGGATCAAACTGACCAGATGCTGGCAGAAATGAAAACCACCCCCGGTGTCGATTTTGCCATGCTGACCGTTGCGGCCAAACAGCTGCGCGATATGATTTCAGGCTAA
- a CDS encoding GNAT family N-acetyltransferase, whose protein sequence is MEIVRARLEDAKQLVELHTTLSQQHPFVPTIVETMELRQEWMDYYLRENREYHEVILAKEKDQIIGNIWIGHMDDTERAHHGGFGIAILKEHLNQKIGTALLEKAEEWAHKKQLRKIRAKVVNDNLGAVFFFLKRGFQFEGTKRESYAYEGTFHDEYILAKDLT, encoded by the coding sequence ATGGAAATCGTGCGGGCCCGTCTTGAAGATGCAAAACAGCTGGTAGAGCTACATACCACCTTGTCACAACAACACCCTTTCGTCCCAACGATTGTGGAAACTATGGAATTGCGACAGGAATGGATGGATTATTATCTGCGTGAAAATCGTGAGTATCACGAGGTCATCCTGGCCAAAGAAAAAGACCAGATCATCGGCAATATCTGGATTGGTCATATGGATGACACCGAACGCGCCCATCACGGCGGATTTGGCATCGCCATTTTGAAAGAACACCTCAATCAAAAGATCGGCACCGCCCTGCTGGAAAAGGCCGAAGAATGGGCACATAAAAAGCAACTTCGCAAAATCAGGGCAAAAGTTGTGAATGATAACCTTGGTGCTGTTTTCTTCTTTCTGAAACGCGGCTTTCAATTTGAAGGAACTAAACGGGAAAGTTATGCTTATGAAGGCACCTTCCATGATGAATATATTTTGGCAAAAGATTTAACCTGA
- the grpE gene encoding nucleotide exchange factor GrpE: protein MSGENTQATPEETQNAAPETATEAQAAPTEAEETLQADAQGFADDKKSGDRVGELEAELEEMKSKWMRAVADEQNVRRRAEREKQDALKYGVTNFAREMVSVADNLRRAMDSAPDDMKDTDVIKGVEMTERELQNAFNKAGIKRIEAAGQPFDHNLHQAMFEIQDPSQPAGIVGQVMQDGYVIHDRLLRPAMVGVTKGGPKYEAGSEENTAEDKPAEEAAAATDAYEKAGADSGEQLNQET, encoded by the coding sequence ATGTCAGGCGAAAATACACAGGCAACTCCTGAAGAAACACAAAACGCAGCTCCTGAAACGGCGACAGAAGCACAAGCTGCTCCCACAGAGGCAGAAGAAACCCTGCAAGCAGACGCACAAGGGTTTGCAGATGATAAAAAATCTGGTGATCGTGTGGGGGAGCTGGAAGCTGAACTGGAAGAAATGAAAAGCAAATGGATGCGCGCTGTTGCTGATGAACAAAATGTGCGCCGCCGGGCTGAACGTGAAAAACAGGATGCGTTGAAATACGGTGTGACGAACTTTGCCCGTGAAATGGTTTCTGTGGCTGATAACCTGCGCCGCGCTATGGACAGTGCCCCAGATGATATGAAAGACACCGATGTGATCAAAGGTGTTGAAATGACGGAGCGTGAGTTGCAAAACGCCTTTAACAAGGCGGGTATCAAACGTATTGAAGCTGCGGGTCAGCCCTTTGACCACAATCTGCACCAGGCCATGTTTGAAATTCAGGACCCAAGCCAGCCAGCCGGGATTGTTGGGCAGGTCATGCAGGATGGCTATGTCATCCATGATCGTCTGTTGCGCCCAGCCATGGTCGGCGTGACCAAAGGTGGTCCGAAATATGAAGCGGGTAGTGAAGAAAATACTGCTGAAGACAAACCTGCCGAAGAAGCCGCCGCTGCAACGGATGCTTATGAAAAAGCAGGGGCTGATTCTGGTGAGCAGCTCAATCAGGAAACTTAA
- the hrcA gene encoding heat-inducible transcriptional repressor HrcA has translation MLSNLNERSRDIFRRIVDAYMATGEPVGSRTVSKLLENSLSPASIRNVMADLEDMGLLHSPHTSAGRMPTEEGLRLFIDGVMEIGDLSENDRQAIDVECAAKGRRFDDVMNEASGMISGLSGCASLVFAPKADSPLKHIEFVNLSPGRTLVIMVMENGLVENRVIETPPDIPASALVQASNYLGAKLVGKTVSGGADEINQELQTHKTQLDELTNKVVAAGLAQWAGGGEDSGSLIVRGQAHLLDDISAIGDLERIRSLFEALETKETLLKLLRLADNAQGVQIFIGSDNPLFNVSGCSMVVAPFHDGHQKIVGAIGVIGPTRINYARIIPMVDYTSKVIGRLIG, from the coding sequence ATGTTAAGTAATTTGAATGAGAGATCGCGCGATATCTTTCGCCGCATTGTTGATGCCTATATGGCAACCGGGGAACCTGTGGGCTCGCGCACGGTGTCCAAGCTGTTGGAAAATTCCTTGTCACCGGCCTCTATTCGCAATGTGATGGCTGATCTGGAAGATATGGGCTTGCTCCATTCGCCCCATACCTCGGCGGGACGTATGCCAACGGAAGAAGGTTTGCGCCTGTTTATCGACGGGGTGATGGAAATCGGTGATCTGTCAGAAAATGATCGCCAAGCCATTGATGTGGAATGTGCGGCCAAGGGACGGCGTTTTGACGATGTGATGAATGAGGCTTCGGGCATGATCTCCGGCCTGTCGGGCTGTGCTTCCCTTGTCTTTGCGCCCAAGGCGGATTCGCCTTTAAAACATATCGAATTTGTCAATCTTTCACCAGGGCGCACGCTGGTGATTATGGTGATGGAAAACGGGTTGGTGGAAAACCGGGTGATTGAAACTCCGCCCGATATTCCGGCCAGTGCGCTGGTTCAGGCCAGTAATTATCTGGGTGCCAAGCTGGTGGGCAAGACGGTTTCTGGCGGTGCGGATGAAATTAATCAGGAACTTCAAACCCATAAGACCCAGCTGGATGAGCTGACTAACAAGGTGGTTGCCGCAGGGTTGGCCCAATGGGCCGGTGGCGGCGAGGATTCAGGTTCCTTAATTGTGCGTGGACAGGCCCATTTGCTGGATGATATTTCTGCCATTGGGGATCTGGAACGTATCCGTTCGTTATTTGAGGCTTTGGAAACGAAGGAAACTTTGCTAAAGCTTCTGCGCCTTGCAGATAACGCGCAAGGTGTGCAAATTTTTATCGGCTCGGACAATCCGTTGTTTAATGTGTCCGGCTGTTCTATGGTGGTGGCCCCATTTCATGACGGTCATCAGAAAATCGTCGGCGCAATTGGCGTGATCGGGCCTACCCGGATCAACTATGCGCGCATTATTCCCATGGTCGATTATACCTCCAAGGTGATCGGCCGATTGATTGGTTAA
- a CDS encoding transporter substrate-binding domain-containing protein, whose protein sequence is MKRQLAVFFFLLLGMVVPARAHDCTKVVVTAHPEYPPYHWHEDGKIVGASVALTEKIFKELGVEVEARYEGPWKRVLANAQANHVDMVLALKKTEERSKFLNYTTSPIFPNPFAVFVKVTRPFDYTQWKDLLPKRGGKNAGDRYGEPFDSFARKYLELEDGFSTASNVKKLINGRIDYFIHGRYVGLAHFATIKEGDQVVALAQNINEGVIHSGFTKGSPCNMFLPYVSRRYQEMIASGEAVALLQQYVKRWSQFAQTKVKN, encoded by the coding sequence ATGAAAAGACAACTGGCTGTTTTTTTCTTTCTGCTGTTGGGCATGGTTGTGCCTGCGCGGGCCCATGATTGTACCAAGGTTGTTGTGACGGCCCATCCGGAATACCCCCCCTATCATTGGCATGAAGACGGTAAAATCGTTGGGGCCAGTGTAGCGTTGACTGAAAAGATTTTCAAAGAATTGGGGGTCGAGGTTGAAGCCCGCTATGAAGGCCCTTGGAAACGGGTGCTGGCAAATGCCCAGGCCAATCATGTGGATATGGTTCTTGCCTTGAAAAAAACAGAAGAACGCAGCAAGTTTCTCAACTACACCACGTCCCCGATTTTCCCCAACCCTTTTGCTGTCTTTGTCAAAGTGACCCGTCCGTTTGATTATACCCAATGGAAGGACCTGTTGCCTAAACGAGGGGGCAAAAATGCCGGGGACCGATATGGAGAACCATTTGATAGCTTTGCCCGGAAATATCTGGAACTGGAAGATGGCTTTTCGACGGCCAGTAATGTCAAAAAACTGATCAATGGGCGAATTGATTATTTTATCCACGGGCGTTACGTCGGTCTGGCACATTTTGCCACGATCAAGGAAGGTGATCAGGTGGTCGCGTTGGCGCAAAATATTAATGAAGGCGTTATTCACAGCGGCTTTACCAAAGGGTCGCCCTGTAACATGTTTCTGCCCTATGTGTCGCGTCGCTATCAGGAAATGATCGCCAGTGGGGAAGCGGTTGCCTTGTTGCAGCAATATGTGAAACGCTGGTCGCAATTTGCCCAAACGAAGGTGAAGAATTGA
- a CDS encoding DUF3126 family protein, which produces MITMEEIQKVTTHLRKTFGNDKIRIQPPKKPEHPVEVYILDEFIGVLHRDEDEGEVSYDLNISIIEEDLID; this is translated from the coding sequence ATGATCACGATGGAAGAAATCCAAAAAGTTACAACGCATCTGCGCAAAACCTTCGGCAATGACAAGATTCGTATCCAGCCGCCCAAAAAGCCGGAACACCCGGTTGAAGTCTATATTCTGGATGAATTTATCGGCGTTTTACACCGTGATGAAGACGAAGGCGAAGTGTCTTATGATCTGAATATTTCCATCATCGAAGAAGATTTGATCGACTAA
- the rph gene encoding ribonuclease PH, whose protein sequence is MTRPSGRAADQLREISFEMGFSKYAEGSCLIKFGDTHVLCTATVEEKVPGWMRGSGEGWVTAEYGMLPRSTHGRMRREASSGKQSGRTQEIQRLIGRSLRAVCDLKAMGEIQVRVDCDVIQADGGTRTASITGAYVAMYAAFQKMLEEGKLETIPLSSEVAAISCGIFEGTPVLDLDYDEDSSAQADANFVLTGKEGIVEIQGTAEEDPFSQDEFMQLLSLAQKGVSELVVKQREALGLE, encoded by the coding sequence ATGACACGACCATCAGGGCGCGCAGCCGATCAATTGCGTGAAATCAGCTTTGAGATGGGTTTCTCCAAATATGCCGAAGGCTCCTGTCTGATCAAATTTGGCGACACCCACGTGCTATGTACAGCCACAGTGGAAGAAAAAGTTCCCGGCTGGATGCGCGGCAGTGGCGAAGGCTGGGTCACAGCGGAATATGGCATGTTGCCCCGTTCCACCCACGGCCGTATGCGCCGCGAAGCTTCCAGTGGTAAACAATCTGGTCGCACGCAGGAAATTCAACGCTTGATCGGGCGTTCTTTACGTGCGGTTTGTGATTTGAAAGCCATGGGCGAAATTCAGGTCCGTGTGGATTGCGATGTCATTCAGGCTGATGGCGGCACCCGTACAGCTTCCATCACCGGGGCCTATGTCGCCATGTATGCGGCTTTTCAAAAAATGCTTGAAGAAGGCAAGCTGGAAACCATTCCACTTTCTTCTGAAGTTGCAGCCATTTCCTGTGGTATTTTTGAAGGAACACCTGTGCTTGATCTGGATTATGATGAAGACAGCTCCGCCCAGGCCGATGCCAATTTTGTGCTAACCGGCAAAGAAGGCATTGTGGAAATTCAAGGCACCGCCGAAGAAGACCCGTTCAGCCAAGATGAATTTATGCAGTTGCTCAGCCTTGCACAAAAAGGGGTGAGTGAACTGGTTGTCAAACAACGTGAAGCTTTAGGTCTGGAGTAA